One window of Burkholderia thailandensis E264 genomic DNA carries:
- the hfq gene encoding RNA chaperone Hfq, which translates to MANPAESHPQNDFINAARKERKRVEIYLVNGIRLTGCIESFDQYLVMLRTPVGLQGIYKRAISTIQLDTGGSRPGGRGPRTGGGGRPGGREGGGHGPYGSHGGPRESRGEGGGYGARESRGDGGYGSREPRGDGGYGSREPRGDGGGYGSRESRGDGGYGTREPREPRESYGAPQEGASTPSGTQDRNSNGPVIVTRRRRSLGPTDGQ; encoded by the coding sequence ATGGCCAATCCTGCAGAATCCCATCCGCAAAACGACTTCATCAATGCCGCGCGCAAGGAACGCAAGCGCGTCGAAATTTATCTCGTCAACGGTATTCGCCTGACGGGATGCATCGAGTCGTTCGACCAGTATCTGGTGATGCTGCGCACGCCTGTCGGCCTGCAAGGCATCTATAAACGCGCCATCTCGACGATCCAGCTCGACACGGGCGGCTCACGTCCGGGCGGCCGCGGCCCGCGCACGGGCGGCGGCGGTCGTCCCGGCGGACGCGAAGGCGGTGGTCACGGTCCGTACGGCTCGCACGGCGGCCCCCGCGAGTCGCGGGGTGAAGGCGGCGGCTATGGCGCCCGCGAATCCCGTGGCGACGGCGGTTACGGCTCCCGCGAACCCCGTGGCGACGGCGGTTATGGCTCCCGCGAGCCCCGTGGCGACGGCGGCGGTTACGGCTCCCGCGAATCCCGTGGCGACGGCGGATATGGCACGCGTGAACCGCGCGAGCCCCGCGAGTCTTACGGCGCGCCGCAAGAAGGCGCATCGACGCCGTCCGGCACGCAAGATCGCAACAGCAACGGCCCCGTGATCGTCACGCGCCGCCGCCGCTCGCTCGGCCCGACCGACGGTCAATAA
- a CDS encoding DUF2968 domain-containing protein, which translates to MGRVFVAIAAAGGLCGAHAQALEGDGGAASPALTASAATASPGVSAPAVVNLSAPGGAPAAAANADASGKSTIDELQRQIQAHELTEMRTTYNGSYGASLLLNIQDSTYFVALFQQKAFWRVIRTASEARAEAVYRDFAKQSEMLAVNELQAAKLESQKAQTDRQIAAAQERASRLQADLTIAREQRAAVATRQKDKLDEAVALREQKNEREGQLRKLQQQVRSLQRQADAGLPKVR; encoded by the coding sequence ATGGGGCGCGTCTTCGTCGCGATCGCGGCGGCGGGCGGCCTCTGCGGCGCGCATGCGCAGGCATTGGAAGGCGACGGCGGCGCTGCGTCGCCGGCGTTGACGGCATCCGCCGCGACGGCGTCGCCGGGCGTTTCGGCGCCGGCCGTCGTCAATCTGTCGGCGCCCGGCGGCGCGCCGGCGGCGGCCGCGAACGCGGATGCGAGCGGCAAGAGCACGATCGACGAACTGCAACGCCAGATTCAGGCGCACGAGCTGACCGAAATGCGCACGACGTACAACGGCAGCTACGGTGCGAGCCTGCTGCTCAACATCCAGGACAGCACGTATTTTGTCGCGCTGTTCCAGCAAAAGGCGTTCTGGCGCGTGATCAGGACGGCGAGCGAGGCGCGCGCGGAAGCGGTCTATCGTGATTTCGCGAAGCAATCCGAGATGCTCGCGGTCAACGAGTTGCAGGCAGCGAAGCTCGAATCGCAGAAGGCGCAGACCGATCGGCAGATCGCCGCCGCGCAGGAGCGGGCGAGCCGGCTGCAGGCGGATCTGACCATCGCGCGCGAGCAACGCGCGGCTGTCGCGACCCGGCAGAAGGACAAGCTCGACGAGGCGGTTGCGCTGCGGGAGCAGAAGAACGAGCGCGAGGGTCAACTGCGCAAGTTGCAGCAACAGGTTCGTTCGTTGCAACGGCAGGCCGACGCAGGATTGCCGAAGGTACGGTGA
- a CDS encoding sigma 54-interacting transcriptional regulator has product MRNTNAIEGLDLYVWEGKADIVDRVARCMSSFDVEVIRADNEELSAERTAMRPSLAIISVSMIESGAAFLRTWQADIGMPVVWVGAARDHDPSLYPPEYSHILPLDFTCAELRGMISKLAVQLRAHAAKTLEPSTLVAHSDCMQALLLEVDTFADCDTNVLLHGETGVGKERIAQLLHEKHSRYSMGEFVPVNCGAIPDGLFESLFFGHAKGSFTGAVGTHKGYFEQAAGGTLFLDEVGDLPLYQQVKLLRVLEDGAVLRIGATAPVKVDFRLVAASNKKLPQLVKDGLFRADLYYRLAVIELSIPSLEERGPVDKIALFKSFVASIVGEDRLAALPELPYWLAEAVADSYFPGNVRELRNLAERVGVTVRQTGGWDTARLQRLVAHARSAAQPVPAESAPDVFVDRSKWDMAERNRVIAALDANGWRRQDTAQHLGISRKVLWEKMRKYQIFDEEPEARESE; this is encoded by the coding sequence ATGAGAAACACGAACGCAATCGAAGGGCTCGATCTGTACGTCTGGGAGGGCAAGGCCGATATCGTCGACCGGGTCGCGCGCTGCATGTCGAGCTTCGACGTCGAAGTGATCCGCGCGGACAACGAGGAACTGTCGGCCGAACGAACCGCGATGCGGCCGTCGCTCGCGATCATCAGCGTATCGATGATCGAAAGCGGCGCGGCGTTCCTGCGCACGTGGCAGGCGGACATCGGCATGCCGGTGGTCTGGGTCGGTGCCGCGCGCGATCACGATCCGTCGCTGTATCCGCCCGAGTATTCGCACATCCTGCCGCTCGATTTCACGTGCGCGGAGCTGCGCGGCATGATCTCGAAGCTCGCGGTGCAGTTGCGCGCGCACGCGGCGAAGACGCTCGAGCCGAGCACGCTCGTCGCGCATTCGGACTGCATGCAGGCGCTGCTGCTGGAGGTCGACACGTTCGCCGACTGCGATACGAACGTGCTGCTGCACGGCGAGACGGGCGTCGGCAAGGAGCGGATCGCGCAGTTGCTGCACGAGAAGCACTCGCGCTACAGCATGGGCGAATTCGTGCCCGTGAACTGCGGCGCGATTCCGGACGGCCTGTTCGAGTCGCTGTTCTTCGGGCATGCGAAGGGCTCGTTTACGGGCGCGGTCGGCACGCACAAGGGCTACTTCGAGCAGGCGGCGGGCGGCACGCTCTTTCTCGACGAAGTGGGCGATCTGCCGCTCTACCAGCAGGTGAAACTGCTGCGCGTGCTCGAGGACGGCGCGGTGCTGCGCATCGGCGCGACCGCGCCCGTCAAGGTGGATTTCCGGCTCGTCGCGGCGAGCAACAAGAAACTGCCGCAGCTCGTCAAGGACGGCTTGTTCCGGGCGGACCTATACTACCGGCTTGCGGTGATCGAGCTGAGCATTCCGTCGCTCGAGGAGCGCGGGCCCGTCGACAAGATCGCGCTGTTCAAGTCGTTCGTCGCGTCGATCGTCGGCGAGGACCGGCTCGCCGCGCTGCCGGAGCTGCCATACTGGCTCGCCGAAGCGGTGGCCGATTCGTACTTCCCGGGCAACGTGCGCGAGCTGCGCAACCTGGCCGAGCGCGTCGGCGTGACGGTGCGGCAGACGGGCGGCTGGGACACGGCGCGGCTGCAGCGGCTCGTCGCGCATGCGCGCAGCGCCGCGCAGCCGGTGCCGGCGGAGAGCGCGCCGGATGTGTTCGTGGATCGCAGCAAGTGGGACATGGCCGAGCGCAACCGCGTGATCGCCGCGCTTGACGCAAACGGTTGGCGTCGGCAGGATACCGCGCAGCATCTCGGAATCAGCCGCAAGGTGCTGTGGGAAAAGATGCGCAAATACCAGATTTTCGACGAGGAGCCTGAGGCACGGGAAAGCGAGTGA
- a CDS encoding TadG family pilus assembly protein, giving the protein MPLARRRTEHRLSACGRGTRARERGSFAVAAAIWMLVAIAALGVVDIGNVFFVRRDLQRVADMAALAGAQRMDDQCSQPNAAAAANASSNGFDRAASGNTLTVSCGRWDTQSNAAPSYFSTTSTPLNAVQVTATQNVPYFFLGPSRTVSATSTAKATNVDQFTIGTTLASLQGGLVNSVLNALLGANLGLSALSYQALASTQIKVGDLMAAANVLTVNELLATQVTAGQFAQLMLTALSRTQVVNANLQASVAALQAIAGANLGGGKFSIGSQLGGPGVFALGLSDTQAAVDAKINVFDALMVGAEVAAAGKPAVDVATGLQLAGQGAALKLQIIEPPTIVIGEAGTNPKTGAWRTQANNAQIRLFVTVNLGTTGLSPTGVLLPLAPLVSLVQNLIQVDLSLPLTLQVATGSAWLQSTSCAATAASSRATIGVQPGLANLCIGDVPTDLPAQQTFACNVPATLATLGVLDAPLLQVKSAVALPAVVPQASAATLTFNGVAGDADDYQTTNSNAVGSVISNALSGAAQSLTGPNGLTLYVLGISVPVGTVLNPVVSVLLNLLGPVLSSLDQVVVPLLNLLGVQLGAATVHNLALTCGTAQTVY; this is encoded by the coding sequence ATGCCGTTAGCCCGCCGTCGCACCGAGCATCGACTTTCCGCCTGCGGACGCGGGACGCGCGCGCGCGAGCGCGGCTCGTTCGCGGTCGCCGCGGCGATCTGGATGCTCGTCGCGATCGCCGCGCTCGGCGTGGTCGACATCGGCAACGTGTTCTTCGTGCGCCGCGACTTGCAGCGTGTCGCCGACATGGCCGCACTCGCCGGTGCGCAGAGAATGGACGACCAATGCTCGCAGCCGAACGCGGCCGCCGCCGCGAACGCGAGCTCCAACGGCTTCGATCGGGCGGCGAGCGGCAACACGCTGACGGTGTCGTGCGGGCGCTGGGACACGCAGAGCAACGCCGCGCCGAGCTACTTCAGCACGACGTCGACGCCGCTCAACGCGGTGCAGGTGACGGCGACGCAGAACGTGCCGTATTTCTTCCTCGGCCCGTCGCGCACGGTGAGCGCGACGTCGACCGCGAAGGCGACCAACGTCGACCAGTTCACGATCGGCACGACGCTCGCGAGCCTGCAGGGCGGCCTCGTGAACAGTGTGCTCAACGCGCTGCTCGGCGCGAATCTGGGCTTGAGCGCGCTGTCGTATCAGGCGCTCGCGTCAACGCAGATCAAGGTCGGCGACCTGATGGCGGCCGCGAACGTGCTGACCGTCAACGAGCTGCTCGCGACGCAGGTGACGGCCGGACAGTTCGCCCAGCTGATGCTGACCGCGCTGTCGCGCACGCAGGTCGTGAACGCGAACCTGCAGGCGAGCGTCGCCGCGCTGCAGGCGATCGCCGGCGCGAATCTCGGCGGCGGGAAATTCAGCATCGGCAGCCAGTTGGGCGGGCCCGGCGTGTTCGCGCTCGGGCTGTCCGACACGCAGGCGGCCGTCGACGCGAAGATCAACGTGTTCGACGCACTGATGGTCGGGGCCGAGGTGGCGGCGGCGGGCAAGCCGGCCGTCGACGTCGCGACGGGGTTGCAGCTCGCGGGCCAGGGCGCGGCACTCAAGCTGCAGATCATCGAACCGCCGACGATCGTGATCGGCGAGGCGGGAACGAACCCGAAGACGGGGGCGTGGCGCACGCAGGCCAATAATGCGCAGATCCGGTTGTTCGTGACCGTGAATCTCGGCACCACGGGGCTGTCGCCCACCGGCGTGCTGTTGCCGCTCGCGCCGCTCGTGAGCCTCGTGCAGAACCTCATCCAGGTTGATCTGAGCCTGCCGCTCACGCTGCAAGTCGCGACGGGGTCCGCGTGGCTGCAGTCGACGAGCTGTGCGGCAACCGCCGCGTCGAGCCGCGCCACGATCGGCGTGCAGCCGGGCCTCGCGAACCTGTGCATCGGCGACGTGCCGACCGACCTCCCGGCGCAGCAGACGTTCGCTTGCAACGTGCCCGCGACGCTCGCGACGCTCGGCGTGCTGGACGCGCCGCTCCTGCAGGTCAAGTCGGCCGTCGCGCTGCCGGCGGTCGTGCCGCAGGCGAGCGCGGCGACGCTCACGTTCAACGGCGTGGCGGGCGACGCCGACGACTATCAGACGACGAATTCGAACGCGGTGGGCTCGGTGATCTCGAACGCGCTGTCGGGCGCCGCGCAATCGCTGACGGGGCCGAACGGCCTCACGCTCTACGTGCTCGGCATTTCGGTGCCGGTCGGCACGGTGCTCAATCCGGTGGTCTCCGTGCTGCTGAACCTGCTTGGCCCCGTGCTGAGCTCGCTCGACCAGGTCGTCGTGCCGCTGTTGAACCTGCTCGGCGTGCAGCTCGGCGCGGCGACGGTCCACAATCTGGCGCTGACCTGCGGCACCGCGCAAACGGTCTATTGA
- a CDS encoding DUF3613 domain-containing protein, giving the protein MTTHDHIQTAAARFGRGRALCAAALALALACAASAARAQSPQHDAPSASEIGHATQTWFALQASNREAAPAQPMIGEAASLAYARYLDSFKTKIPAFYESAAGMSGGGGAGADALLAPASHSQ; this is encoded by the coding sequence ATGACGACGCATGACCACATCCAGACCGCCGCGGCCCGTTTCGGGCGCGGCCGCGCGCTTTGCGCGGCGGCGCTCGCGCTCGCGCTCGCATGCGCGGCGAGCGCCGCCCGCGCGCAATCGCCGCAGCACGATGCGCCGAGCGCATCGGAAATCGGCCACGCGACGCAGACGTGGTTCGCGCTGCAGGCGAGCAACCGCGAGGCGGCGCCGGCGCAGCCGATGATCGGCGAGGCGGCGTCGCTCGCGTACGCGCGCTATCTCGATTCGTTCAAGACGAAGATCCCGGCGTTCTACGAATCGGCCGCCGGCATGAGCGGCGGGGGCGGGGCGGGCGCGGACGCTCTCCTCGCGCCGGCGTCGCATTCGCAGTGA
- a CDS encoding tetratricopeptide repeat protein has protein sequence MRRSSFSPMTTTAALAALALSLAACGSFKESGYGIGAQAERAALMQAAADKNATPDTPGMYLGLIGRMQSQGLYYASLAHIDAYEKQYGVSPDTILLRADALRATDQPAASTVAYKQLLGTPLAARGYRGLGLLAGASGDFDAASQALAQASALAPTDSLTLSDLAYARMRGGDIGGARVPLMKAAELDQNNPKILSNLALFLLATGQTRDALGLMNQLKLAPAVRAEIRNDATKIAAASRARQRALARPGAPGAGAGVGATIAANAAAPRQAAAGAGASAPVAAATASAFEPTVPLLQRFSQ, from the coding sequence ATGAGACGAAGCAGCTTTTCACCAATGACGACGACGGCGGCGCTCGCGGCGCTTGCGTTGTCGCTCGCCGCGTGCGGGTCGTTCAAGGAGTCGGGCTACGGGATCGGCGCGCAGGCCGAGCGCGCGGCGCTGATGCAGGCCGCGGCCGACAAGAACGCGACGCCCGACACGCCCGGCATGTATCTCGGCCTCATCGGCCGGATGCAGTCGCAGGGGCTCTATTACGCATCGCTCGCGCATATCGACGCTTACGAGAAGCAGTACGGCGTGTCGCCGGACACGATCCTGCTGCGTGCGGACGCGCTGCGCGCGACCGACCAGCCGGCTGCGAGCACGGTTGCGTACAAGCAGTTGCTCGGCACGCCGCTCGCCGCGCGCGGCTACCGCGGGCTCGGCCTGCTGGCCGGCGCGTCGGGCGATTTCGACGCGGCGTCGCAGGCGCTCGCGCAGGCGAGCGCGCTTGCGCCGACCGATTCGCTGACGCTGTCCGATCTCGCGTATGCGCGCATGCGCGGCGGCGACATCGGGGGCGCGCGCGTGCCGCTGATGAAGGCGGCGGAGCTCGACCAGAACAATCCGAAGATCCTCAGCAATCTCGCGCTGTTCCTGCTCGCGACGGGGCAGACGCGCGACGCGCTCGGCCTGATGAACCAGTTGAAGCTCGCGCCGGCGGTGCGCGCCGAAATCCGCAACGACGCGACGAAGATTGCCGCCGCGTCGCGTGCGCGGCAGCGGGCGCTCGCGCGGCCGGGCGCGCCGGGCGCGGGCGCGGGCGTGGGCGCGACGATCGCCGCGAATGCGGCGGCGCCCAGGCAGGCCGCGGCCGGCGCGGGAGCGTCCGCGCCCGTTGCGGCCGCGACGGCGTCGGCGTTCGAGCCGACGGTGCCGCTCTTGCAGCGATTCTCGCAATGA
- a CDS encoding type II secretion system F family protein has protein sequence MDSSRLGAIALVLGAIGVLMLAALAIMQAVLARRTGRTLADALDQRAAALEAAAARATTGAAAASSAASASAPDAAPHARRSRFATLLDRAGKFGMRLLDTRLGKQIVAEEDRMLLEQCGYVDAHTRGIFLSARIACSIALPAAVALFGSATVRTHLSAWVALSVIAGFMLPKIYVRRRAAARRQSVVDEMPLLVDMLRLLQGVGLSLDQSIQVVTNDFKGMLPVLSSELGIAQRQFVAGRTREQSLQRLATSFDNEDLRAIVRLLIQVDKHGGAVQEPLKQFGDRLREVRRAMLRERIGRLTVKMTGVMILTLLPALFIVTAGPGMLAVTHALTAARR, from the coding sequence ATGGATTCGAGCCGTCTTGGCGCAATCGCGCTCGTCCTCGGCGCAATCGGCGTGCTGATGCTCGCCGCGCTCGCGATCATGCAGGCCGTGCTCGCGCGGCGCACCGGCCGCACGCTCGCGGACGCGCTCGACCAGCGCGCCGCCGCGCTCGAGGCCGCCGCCGCGCGTGCGACGACGGGCGCGGCGGCGGCCTCGAGCGCGGCGAGCGCGAGCGCCCCCGACGCGGCGCCGCACGCGCGCCGTTCGCGCTTCGCGACGTTGCTCGATCGCGCCGGCAAGTTCGGGATGCGCCTGCTCGACACGCGGCTCGGCAAGCAGATCGTCGCCGAAGAGGACCGGATGCTGCTCGAGCAGTGCGGCTACGTCGACGCGCACACGCGCGGCATCTTCCTGAGCGCGCGGATCGCGTGCTCGATCGCGCTGCCCGCCGCCGTCGCGCTCTTCGGCAGCGCGACGGTCCGCACGCATCTGAGCGCGTGGGTCGCGCTGTCCGTGATCGCCGGCTTCATGCTGCCGAAGATCTACGTGCGCCGCCGCGCGGCGGCGCGCCGCCAGTCCGTCGTCGACGAGATGCCGCTGCTCGTCGACATGCTGCGGCTCTTGCAGGGCGTCGGGCTGTCGCTCGACCAGAGCATCCAGGTCGTCACGAACGATTTCAAGGGGATGCTGCCCGTGCTGTCGTCGGAGCTTGGGATCGCGCAGCGGCAGTTCGTCGCGGGCCGCACGCGCGAGCAGTCGCTGCAGCGCCTCGCGACCAGCTTCGACAATGAGGATCTGCGCGCGATCGTGCGTCTGCTGATCCAGGTCGACAAGCACGGCGGCGCGGTGCAGGAGCCGCTCAAGCAGTTCGGCGACCGGCTGCGCGAGGTGCGCCGCGCGATGCTGCGCGAGCGGATCGGCCGCCTCACGGTGAAGATGACGGGCGTGATGATTCTCACGCTGCTGCCGGCGCTCTTCATCGTGACCGCGGGGCCGGGGATGCTCGCCGTCACGCACGCGCTCACGGCCGCGCGCCGCTAG
- a CDS encoding type II secretion system F family protein: MSSAALWALALALLCVAGALALWRRGEANKERAHAARYIDSRLEPGARPGAQPKMPAAAEPKRAAAPMPAAGAAGGAPAAKPAEGLARWRERVADAWLNVSNRAGVSEIRTPLVALGAVTAFATLWAGLRGGLLAAVAAFVAGATLVVFWLASRMQKRRLRIVRQLPSFLDGIVRLVTLGNSVPAAFQATLQTTDAPLRGCLDHVSRMLRSGVEIDRAMVYVAALYRIKEFELVGSVLRLSVKYGGRADVMLDRMAVFMRDLEQAERELVAMSAETRLSAWVLGALPVGIGSFVIATNPKYFSAMWLDPMGRQLVYLAFILQVAGGYWLYRLARLR; encoded by the coding sequence ATGTCTAGCGCGGCGCTTTGGGCGCTTGCGCTCGCGCTGCTGTGCGTCGCCGGGGCGCTCGCACTGTGGCGGCGCGGCGAGGCGAACAAGGAGCGCGCGCACGCGGCGCGCTATATCGACAGCCGGCTCGAGCCCGGCGCACGCCCGGGCGCGCAGCCGAAGATGCCGGCCGCGGCCGAGCCGAAGCGCGCGGCCGCGCCGATGCCGGCGGCGGGCGCGGCGGGCGGCGCGCCCGCGGCGAAGCCCGCTGAAGGTCTCGCGCGCTGGCGCGAGCGCGTGGCCGATGCGTGGCTCAACGTATCGAATCGCGCGGGCGTGTCCGAGATTCGCACGCCGCTCGTCGCGCTCGGCGCGGTGACGGCCTTCGCGACGCTGTGGGCGGGCCTGCGCGGCGGGCTGCTCGCGGCCGTCGCGGCGTTCGTCGCGGGCGCGACGCTCGTGGTCTTCTGGCTCGCGTCGCGGATGCAGAAGCGGCGGCTGCGGATCGTTCGCCAGTTGCCGTCGTTTCTCGACGGCATCGTGCGCCTCGTCACGCTCGGCAACAGCGTGCCCGCCGCGTTCCAGGCGACGCTGCAGACGACCGACGCGCCGCTGCGCGGCTGCCTCGATCACGTGTCGCGGATGCTGCGCTCGGGCGTCGAGATCGACCGCGCGATGGTCTACGTCGCCGCGCTCTACCGGATCAAGGAGTTCGAGCTCGTGGGCTCGGTGCTGCGGCTGTCCGTCAAGTACGGCGGGCGCGCCGACGTGATGCTCGACCGGATGGCCGTGTTCATGCGCGATCTGGAGCAGGCCGAGCGCGAGCTCGTCGCGATGTCGGCGGAGACGCGGCTGTCGGCGTGGGTGCTCGGCGCGCTGCCCGTGGGCATCGGCAGCTTCGTGATCGCGACGAATCCGAAGTATTTCAGCGCGATGTGGCTCGATCCGATGGGCCGCCAGCTCGTGTATCTGGCGTTCATCCTGCAAGTCGCCGGCGGCTACTGGCTGTACCGGCTCGCCCGGTTGAGGTGA
- a CDS encoding CpaF family protein, which yields MAHDIQFADGATPFSQTQQFHDIKNAAHEHLLTRIEELGAEFGRWSRQAINQFVDLEIDSFVRLRRIPLNENEVRAVAQALTKELAGFGPIEDLLADPNVEDILINGYSDVYVSKHGILTKLPVRFTDNAHLLRIVRRILAPIGRRLDESNPMVDARLPDGGRVNVVIEPLSIDGPVVSIRKFRKDPLKPADLLANGTFNEEIGALLEAAVAARCNILVSGGTSSGKTSLLNALAFHIPEAERVVTIEDTAELSLNHPHVVRLESRPGGFDGTGVVSIRDLLRNTLRMRPDRIIVGEVRGGEVLEMMQAMNTGHDGSMGTIHASSPRECLYRLEMLAGFAGFQGTESSLRRQISNAVDFIVQIGRLSNGRRRILSVTEVTGLSDNIIATQELYRYEPRVNADGDEIDAWESLGIHPHSPKLARFRQALSGGGFGGEPYGRGGGFNV from the coding sequence ATGGCACACGACATTCAATTTGCCGACGGGGCGACGCCGTTCTCGCAAACGCAGCAGTTTCACGACATCAAGAACGCCGCGCACGAGCATCTGCTGACGCGCATCGAGGAGCTGGGCGCGGAGTTCGGGCGCTGGTCGCGGCAGGCGATCAACCAGTTCGTCGATCTCGAGATCGACAGCTTTGTGCGGTTGCGCCGCATTCCGCTCAACGAGAACGAGGTGCGCGCGGTCGCGCAGGCGCTGACCAAGGAGCTCGCGGGTTTCGGGCCGATCGAGGACCTGCTCGCCGATCCGAACGTCGAGGACATCCTGATCAACGGCTACAGCGACGTCTACGTGTCGAAGCACGGAATCCTGACGAAGCTGCCCGTGCGCTTCACCGACAACGCGCACCTGCTGCGCATCGTGCGGCGCATTCTCGCGCCGATCGGCCGCCGGCTCGACGAGTCGAATCCGATGGTCGACGCGCGGCTGCCGGACGGCGGGCGCGTGAACGTCGTGATCGAGCCGCTGTCGATCGACGGCCCGGTCGTGTCGATCCGCAAGTTCCGCAAGGACCCGCTGAAGCCGGCCGATCTGCTCGCGAACGGCACGTTCAACGAAGAGATCGGCGCGCTGCTCGAAGCCGCGGTCGCCGCGCGCTGCAACATCCTCGTGTCGGGCGGCACGAGCTCCGGCAAGACATCGCTCCTGAACGCGCTCGCGTTCCACATTCCCGAAGCCGAGCGCGTCGTGACGATCGAGGACACGGCGGAGCTGTCGCTCAACCACCCGCATGTGGTGCGGCTCGAGAGCCGGCCGGGCGGCTTCGACGGCACGGGCGTCGTGTCGATCCGCGACCTGCTGCGCAACACGCTGCGGATGCGCCCGGACCGGATCATCGTCGGCGAAGTGCGCGGCGGCGAGGTGCTCGAGATGATGCAGGCGATGAATACCGGCCACGATGGCTCGATGGGCACGATCCACGCGAGCTCGCCGCGCGAGTGCCTGTACCGCCTCGAGATGCTCGCCGGCTTCGCGGGCTTTCAGGGCACCGAATCGAGCCTGCGCCGGCAGATCTCGAACGCGGTCGACTTCATCGTCCAGATCGGGCGGCTGTCGAACGGGCGGCGGCGTATCCTGTCGGTCACCGAGGTGACCGGGCTGTCCGACAACATCATCGCGACGCAGGAGCTCTATCGCTACGAGCCGCGCGTGAACGCGGACGGCGATGAGATCGACGCGTGGGAATCGCTCGGCATCCATCCGCATTCGCCGAAGCTCGCGCGCTTCAGGCAGGCGCTGTCGGGCGGCGGCTTCGGCGGCGAGCCTTACGGCCGCGGCGGGGGCTTCAATGTCTAG
- a CDS encoding fimbrial protein, which translates to MNARTLSLAEPAVTDYFVCASPHGEHVRWLAQTLVSAGAVEPAPLEPAGLAQRIAGLNPVLVFVDFSGGHAQAASAAAAALRVSHPGLPIVALGSLGEPESALAALRAGVRDFIDFSAPAEDALRITRGLLDHVGDQPSRHGRLIALLGARAGMGASTLAANLSVLVQKRSAAQGRQTALVDLGLPAGDGALFLNTRCEFDFVEAVRNLRRFDRTFVNTALARHSSGVALTSLPPNLAGLRDVSYASCVGLLNRLRAFFDCQIVDLGGFSNRDFVAQTANAADESWLLCDQGVASVVSAVELLESLRDAGVDTDNVRLVVNQYDPALGLAPAQIAERLGLALAATLPSRRVPIGHAANQGKLIVDVAERDPYVRALEPLVERATGGAGAAAPRPAGGLSALRRFIQPTSKRS; encoded by the coding sequence ATGAACGCGAGAACATTATCCTTGGCTGAGCCCGCCGTCACCGACTACTTCGTCTGCGCGTCGCCTCACGGCGAGCATGTGCGATGGCTCGCGCAGACGCTCGTTTCGGCCGGCGCGGTCGAGCCGGCGCCGCTCGAGCCGGCGGGGCTCGCGCAGCGGATCGCCGGGCTCAATCCGGTGCTCGTCTTCGTCGATTTCTCGGGCGGCCACGCGCAGGCGGCGAGCGCCGCGGCGGCCGCGCTGCGCGTGTCGCATCCGGGGCTGCCCATCGTCGCGCTCGGCTCGCTCGGCGAGCCGGAAAGCGCGCTCGCGGCGCTGCGCGCGGGCGTGCGCGATTTCATCGACTTTTCCGCGCCCGCCGAGGACGCGCTCAGGATCACGCGCGGACTGCTCGATCACGTCGGCGATCAGCCGAGCCGCCACGGCCGGCTGATCGCGCTCCTCGGCGCGCGCGCCGGGATGGGCGCGAGCACGCTCGCCGCGAACCTGTCGGTGCTGGTGCAAAAACGCTCGGCGGCGCAGGGCCGCCAGACGGCGCTCGTCGATCTCGGGCTGCCGGCGGGCGACGGCGCGCTGTTCCTGAACACGCGCTGCGAATTCGATTTCGTCGAGGCGGTGCGCAACCTGCGCCGCTTCGACCGGACCTTCGTCAACACGGCGCTCGCGCGCCATTCGAGCGGCGTCGCGCTGACGTCGCTGCCGCCGAACCTGGCCGGGCTGCGCGACGTGTCCTACGCGTCGTGCGTCGGCCTGCTGAACCGCCTGCGCGCGTTCTTCGATTGCCAGATCGTCGACCTGGGCGGCTTCTCGAACCGCGATTTCGTCGCGCAGACCGCGAACGCGGCCGACGAGTCGTGGCTCCTGTGCGACCAGGGCGTCGCGTCCGTCGTGTCGGCCGTCGAGCTGCTCGAATCGCTGCGCGACGCGGGCGTGGACACGGACAACGTGCGCCTCGTCGTCAACCAGTACGATCCGGCGCTCGGCCTCGCGCCCGCGCAGATCGCCGAGCGCCTCGGGCTCGCGCTCGCCGCGACGCTGCCGTCGCGGCGCGTGCCGATCGGGCATGCGGCCAATCAGGGCAAGCTGATCGTCGACGTTGCCGAGCGCGACCCGTACGTGCGCGCGCTCGAGCCGCTCGTCGAACGCGCGACGGGCGGCGCGGGGGCCGCCGCGCCGCGCCCGGCGGGCGGCCTTTCCGCGCTCAGGCGCTTCATTCAACCCACCTCCAAGCGGTCGTAA